One genomic region from Gemmatimonadota bacterium encodes:
- a CDS encoding N-acetylmuramoyl-L-alanine amidase: MPRCHVTPGRFSPGAVLAAAALGLACAKSPPSTAPAPVPTPPERHAAPAALTIARAPLPAPNPKLPPVPDVDGPLAIKVVYPPRNAVIGSRDSNFVFGSVGNGNAGLTINGDLVPVWPNGAFLGWVPNPPADSQWYDLEAYTLRDTVRLRFPARTREGIGPRPPVTPEITELAHPIVAVLHDDSLDRTVSDTDNVIIGRPTPTGDYKWFLLPGTIVRVLEYRDDMARVQLDRGQDVWVDRRDVKPRRRSTSAKPLRVTHASLAPGRASVNLELRVASPPAYVVAEDERGLTLTLYNTTTSTKLRQVPDSLIAAAMQSPERTRTVYHFTLTRPVYGYEVLYEKGILKFRIRRPPVVDPSEPLRGMTIVVDPGHPPIGATGPTGLWEPVPTLAVGLRVRDLLQARGAHVVMTRTGAGPVALGDRPIFARRANANAFVSIHLNADADGQNPFRDNGTGTYYFHPHSRLLARSVQDSLVPELGLRDRGIFYQNLAVCRPTWFPAVLAEGLFIIMPDQESAIKTPEYQEAYARGVVGGLEKFFATFER, from the coding sequence ATGCCCCGCTGTCACGTCACACCAGGACGTTTTTCCCCCGGGGCGGTGCTGGCCGCCGCGGCCTTGGGACTGGCGTGCGCCAAGTCGCCGCCATCTACCGCACCCGCGCCGGTTCCGACGCCGCCAGAGCGCCACGCCGCGCCGGCCGCGTTGACGATCGCGAGAGCGCCACTGCCCGCTCCCAATCCCAAGCTCCCCCCAGTTCCCGACGTCGACGGCCCGCTCGCGATCAAGGTCGTCTATCCGCCGCGGAACGCCGTCATCGGGTCCCGCGATTCGAATTTCGTGTTCGGATCGGTGGGGAACGGCAACGCGGGGCTGACCATCAACGGCGACCTCGTGCCGGTGTGGCCAAATGGCGCCTTTCTCGGCTGGGTTCCAAACCCGCCTGCCGATTCGCAGTGGTACGATCTTGAAGCCTACACGCTCCGCGACACCGTGCGTCTCCGTTTCCCCGCACGCACGCGAGAAGGTATCGGGCCGCGACCCCCTGTAACTCCGGAGATCACCGAGCTCGCGCATCCAATTGTCGCGGTGCTGCACGATGACTCGCTGGACAGAACCGTGAGTGACACCGACAACGTCATCATCGGACGCCCGACTCCGACGGGTGACTACAAGTGGTTCCTACTCCCGGGAACCATAGTGCGAGTTCTGGAATATCGCGACGACATGGCCCGCGTGCAGCTGGACAGGGGACAGGACGTCTGGGTAGACCGGCGCGATGTCAAACCGCGTCGGCGATCCACGTCGGCGAAGCCGCTCCGCGTGACGCACGCGTCACTCGCACCGGGACGCGCGAGCGTGAACCTCGAGCTGCGTGTCGCGTCACCTCCGGCGTATGTGGTCGCCGAAGATGAACGCGGGCTGACTCTTACACTCTACAATACCACTACATCGACGAAGCTGAGGCAGGTTCCCGACTCGCTCATAGCCGCAGCCATGCAGTCTCCCGAGCGGACTCGCACTGTCTACCACTTCACGCTCACGCGTCCGGTTTACGGGTACGAAGTACTGTACGAGAAGGGTATTCTCAAGTTCCGCATCAGGCGGCCGCCGGTGGTCGATCCATCGGAGCCTCTGCGCGGAATGACCATCGTCGTCGACCCGGGCCATCCGCCGATCGGTGCGACAGGTCCCACCGGTCTCTGGGAGCCGGTACCAACGCTGGCGGTAGGCCTTCGCGTACGCGATCTCCTGCAAGCACGTGGCGCCCACGTCGTCATGACCCGCACCGGCGCGGGCCCCGTGGCACTGGGCGATCGGCCCATCTTCGCGCGACGGGCGAATGCCAACGCGTTCGTCTCCATCCACCTGAACGCCGATGCGGACGGTCAGAACCCGTTCCGCGACAACGGCACGGGGACGTATTACTTTCATCCGCATTCCCGATTGCTCGCGCGCTCGGTCCAGGATTCTCTGGTACCGGAGCTGGGATTGCGCGACCGGGGCATTTTCTATCAGAACCTTGCGGTGTGTCGTCCGACGTGGTTTCCCGCCGTACTCGCAGAGGGACTGTTCATCATCATGCCCGATCAGGAATCAGCGATCAAAACGCCGGAATATCAGGAAGCCTACGCACGTGGCGTCGTAGGGGGATTGGAGAAGTTCTTCGCAACCTTCGAACGCTAG
- a CDS encoding vitamin B12-dependent ribonucleotide reductase, with amino-acid sequence MADANNQESLPDAQLNQNARTVLSKRYLIKDRSGTPTERPEDMFWRVATTVAEADRRYGASAGAVHALAEQFYRLMTERRFEPNSPTLMNAGRPLGQLSACFVLPVEDALSNGHNGIYDTLRSMALIHQSGGGTGFSFSRLRGKGSMVRSTTGVASGPVSFMKLYDASTDAVKQGGTRRGANMGILRVDHPDVLDFITCKEDLSQITNFNISVGITTAFMKALKAGEMYDLIEPSTGHVAGRLDAKLVWDKMLDGAWRTGEPGCFFIDEAERYNPVPHLGAYEATNPCGEQPLLPYDVCNLGSINIGFYVKDGVMDWDSMKRDIYLATRFLDNIIDVNKYPLPEIDALSKRIRRIGFGVMGFADALVRLGIPYDSPEGVEFGRTLQEFVDTEAKRESERLANERGPFPEWARSIFGPDETCARDENGERLRPKQLLRNCNVTTVAPTGTISIIAGCSSGIEPLFAVAFMRNQAGVMMPDVNEDFVAVAKREGWYSENLIERIAKEGHIHFDEVPEKWRRVFVTAHDITPEWHVRMQAGFQEHCDSAISKTTNFPHAATRDDVRAIYELAYDLKCKGVTVYRDGSRDNQVLSTGATAQASASRDEKTDRREMGELQGTIAELTAEMERLKQSLYDAEAENLQRRVKRSRPDRLRGTTIRKETPLGTMFVNITEDEKGQPFEVFINLGKAGGAAMADAEAMGRMISLALRSGIPLREVHKQLRGISSDRAVGLGPNKVLSVPDAIGIALEEWTREKQGVQQELLSAANAAAQAPRATPETIKAASDVAAAQAQMQMGFDTYSNSDGFMQTCPDCGSQLELAEGCAKCHVCGFSECG; translated from the coding sequence ATGGCCGACGCGAATAATCAGGAGTCGCTGCCCGACGCGCAGCTGAATCAGAACGCCCGGACGGTCCTGTCCAAGCGGTATCTGATCAAGGACAGATCGGGTACTCCGACGGAGCGTCCCGAGGACATGTTCTGGCGTGTGGCCACGACCGTTGCGGAAGCAGACCGCCGGTACGGGGCGAGCGCCGGAGCCGTCCATGCTCTGGCAGAGCAGTTCTATCGCCTGATGACGGAGCGTCGCTTCGAGCCTAATTCGCCCACGCTGATGAACGCAGGGCGCCCGCTGGGCCAGCTTTCGGCCTGTTTCGTGTTGCCGGTCGAGGATGCGCTGTCCAACGGCCACAACGGCATCTACGACACGCTGCGATCGATGGCACTCATTCACCAGAGTGGCGGCGGAACGGGGTTCTCCTTCTCGCGTCTGCGCGGCAAGGGCTCGATGGTGCGCTCGACGACCGGCGTCGCCTCGGGGCCCGTCTCGTTCATGAAGCTGTATGATGCCTCGACCGACGCGGTGAAGCAGGGCGGCACGCGTCGCGGTGCCAACATGGGAATCCTGCGGGTGGATCATCCGGACGTGTTGGACTTCATCACGTGCAAGGAAGATCTCTCCCAGATCACCAACTTCAACATCTCCGTCGGCATAACGACGGCATTCATGAAGGCGCTCAAGGCGGGCGAGATGTACGATCTGATCGAGCCCTCCACCGGTCACGTCGCCGGCCGGCTCGACGCCAAGCTGGTTTGGGACAAGATGCTCGACGGTGCGTGGCGTACGGGAGAGCCCGGCTGCTTCTTCATCGATGAGGCCGAGCGTTACAACCCGGTTCCCCATCTCGGTGCGTACGAGGCTACCAACCCGTGTGGCGAGCAGCCGCTGCTGCCATACGACGTCTGCAACCTCGGCTCCATCAACATCGGCTTCTACGTGAAGGACGGTGTGATGGACTGGGATTCGATGAAGCGCGACATCTATCTCGCGACGCGATTTCTGGACAACATCATCGACGTCAACAAGTATCCGCTGCCGGAGATCGACGCGCTGTCCAAGCGCATTCGTCGCATCGGATTCGGTGTGATGGGTTTCGCCGACGCGCTCGTGCGGCTTGGCATTCCGTACGATTCGCCGGAAGGCGTGGAGTTCGGTCGCACGCTGCAGGAATTCGTCGACACCGAAGCCAAGCGCGAGAGCGAGCGTCTCGCCAACGAGCGCGGGCCGTTCCCGGAATGGGCACGCTCGATCTTCGGACCCGATGAAACGTGCGCACGGGACGAAAATGGCGAGCGCCTTCGGCCCAAGCAGCTGCTGCGCAACTGCAACGTTACCACGGTTGCACCGACCGGGACGATATCGATCATCGCCGGTTGCTCGTCCGGAATCGAGCCGCTGTTCGCCGTTGCGTTCATGCGCAATCAGGCCGGCGTGATGATGCCGGACGTGAACGAGGATTTCGTTGCGGTTGCGAAGCGGGAAGGGTGGTACTCCGAGAACCTCATCGAGCGCATCGCGAAGGAAGGGCATATCCACTTCGACGAAGTGCCGGAGAAGTGGCGTCGCGTATTCGTCACGGCGCACGACATCACGCCCGAGTGGCACGTTCGCATGCAAGCCGGTTTCCAGGAGCACTGCGATTCCGCGATCTCCAAGACGACCAACTTCCCACACGCTGCAACGCGTGACGACGTTCGCGCGATCTACGAGCTTGCGTACGATCTCAAGTGCAAGGGCGTTACCGTGTATCGCGACGGCTCGCGTGACAACCAGGTTCTCTCGACCGGCGCAACGGCTCAGGCCAGCGCGTCGCGTGACGAGAAGACCGACCGCCGCGAGATGGGCGAGCTGCAGGGAACGATCGCCGAGTTGACGGCTGAGATGGAGCGGTTGAAGCAATCGTTGTACGACGCGGAGGCCGAGAATCTTCAGCGCCGCGTCAAGCGCTCGCGCCCGGATCGCCTGCGCGGTACGACCATTCGCAAAGAGACGCCCCTCGGCACCATGTTCGTCAACATCACCGAAGACGAGAAGGGTCAGCCGTTCGAGGTCTTCATCAATCTTGGCAAGGCGGGCGGCGCGGCGATGGCCGACGCCGAAGCGATGGGTCGCATGATCTCGCTCGCGCTCCGGTCGGGAATTCCGCTGCGCGAAGTGCACAAGCAGTTGCGCGGCATCAGCTCGGATCGCGCAGTTGGACTAGGTCCGAACAAGGTGTTGTCGGTTCCCGACGCGATCGGAATCGCGCTCGAGGAATGGACGCGCGAGAAGCAAGGTGTCCAGCAGGAGCTGCTCTCCGCAGCGAACGCGGCCGCACAGGCGCCGCGCGCGACACCGGAAACGATCAAGGCCGCGTCGGACGTTGCTGCGGCGCAGGCTCAGATGCAGATGGGTTTCGATACCTACAGCAACAGCGACGGCTTCATGCAGACGTGTCCTGACTGTGGCTCGCAGCTGGAGTTGGCGGAAGGATGCGCCAAGTGTCACGTGTGCGGGTTCTCGGAGTGCGGCTGA
- a CDS encoding anhydro-N-acetylmuramic acid kinase, with the protein MSDEDLAADGAAYGAADGIYVGLMSGTSLDGISAAVVRFASAGERIEHQLLAFSGSAYSGEQRERLASAMNHGTAEEYCALAFDLGEWLAAAALSAIESARIDSRQVRAIASHGQTLWHSPRRATWQVGESAVIAERTGVDVVSDFRVRDVAAGGEGAPLVPIADALLYSSSNEFRLLQNIGGIGNVTVVPPGGDVAGVRAFDTGPGVVLIDHLVRKLYPGVRFDEGGAIARSGNAHADVVATLLRDPYFLQAPPKSTGREYFGAPFADRLQPLVNGPSADVIATAVAFTAGSIADAVRRYVHEPYAEMVVSGGGARNDSLMDALRGAMQPARVTSFDDLYYDGEAKEAVAFALLGYLHLARVPGNVSGATGARGPRVLGKLTPA; encoded by the coding sequence ATGAGTGACGAGGACTTGGCGGCTGACGGAGCCGCCTACGGGGCTGCGGACGGTATCTACGTCGGCCTGATGTCCGGCACGTCGCTGGACGGAATTTCTGCGGCCGTCGTGCGCTTCGCCAGCGCCGGCGAACGAATCGAGCACCAGCTGTTGGCGTTCAGCGGCAGCGCATACAGTGGAGAACAGCGCGAGCGATTAGCGTCGGCGATGAATCACGGAACCGCCGAGGAATATTGCGCGCTGGCATTCGATCTGGGAGAGTGGCTTGCGGCTGCGGCGCTCTCCGCAATCGAGAGTGCCCGCATCGACTCGCGTCAGGTTCGTGCGATCGCCTCGCATGGGCAGACGCTCTGGCACTCACCGCGTCGCGCAACGTGGCAGGTTGGTGAATCCGCGGTAATCGCGGAGCGAACGGGCGTTGACGTCGTATCGGATTTTCGTGTTCGCGACGTTGCCGCAGGCGGCGAGGGTGCGCCGCTCGTTCCAATTGCCGACGCGTTGCTGTACTCGAGCAGCAACGAGTTCCGCCTGCTCCAGAACATTGGCGGCATCGGCAACGTGACGGTTGTCCCGCCAGGCGGGGACGTCGCGGGCGTGCGCGCGTTCGACACCGGACCAGGGGTGGTGTTGATCGATCATCTCGTGCGCAAGTTGTATCCCGGCGTTCGCTTTGACGAGGGCGGCGCTATCGCGCGATCCGGAAATGCGCACGCCGACGTGGTCGCAACCCTTCTGCGTGATCCGTACTTCTTACAGGCACCGCCCAAATCAACCGGCCGCGAATACTTCGGTGCGCCGTTCGCCGATCGGCTGCAACCGCTCGTGAATGGTCCGAGCGCGGATGTGATCGCAACCGCGGTGGCATTCACAGCTGGGTCGATCGCGGATGCGGTGCGACGCTACGTCCACGAGCCGTATGCAGAGATGGTCGTGTCCGGCGGCGGTGCGCGCAACGATTCATTGATGGATGCGCTGCGGGGCGCCATGCAGCCAGCACGTGTTACATCATTCGATGATCTGTACTACGATGGCGAGGCAAAGGAGGCTGTGGCGTTCGCGCTGCTCGGATATCTGCATCTCGCGCGGGTGCCCGGGAACGTCAGCGGAGCCACCGGCGCACGCGGTCCGAGAGTCCTGGGGAAGTTGACTCCCGCGTAG
- a CDS encoding PP2C family serine/threonine-protein phosphatase, with the protein MPVREIPDPPAAPRGLVVVAGGRTDVGRVRNLNEDSYLVAALGRDAVVMKGATTTLTVPHTPALLVVADGVGGAASGEIASLMATDTMFIELRRRYESEWPRTPAGVESALRSAMSAANHVIFTYASGNPQHRGMATTATLALVHQSIITIAQVGDSRAYLVRGGEARQITKDQSLIQRLIDAGEMTEGEAAHSDRRNIILQALGSEATVIPDMYREQAEVGDVLVLCSDGLSNLVGANDIARIALADDNMETVCERLVSCANSRGGHDNITVVAARFEPADPNEPPPPPPPTTRESTSPGLSDRVRRWLR; encoded by the coding sequence ATGCCTGTTCGTGAAATTCCTGATCCACCGGCGGCGCCGCGCGGCCTCGTTGTCGTCGCGGGCGGCCGCACCGACGTCGGGCGGGTTCGGAACCTCAACGAAGATTCCTATCTCGTCGCTGCGCTGGGACGGGATGCGGTGGTAATGAAAGGGGCCACCACCACGCTGACAGTTCCTCACACGCCCGCGCTGCTGGTGGTAGCGGACGGCGTGGGTGGCGCCGCGTCCGGCGAGATCGCGAGTCTCATGGCGACAGACACGATGTTCATCGAGCTGCGCCGCAGATACGAGTCGGAGTGGCCTCGCACGCCGGCTGGGGTCGAGTCCGCGCTGCGCTCCGCGATGTCTGCGGCCAACCACGTGATCTTCACCTACGCGTCCGGCAATCCACAACATCGCGGCATGGCCACTACCGCGACGCTTGCGCTGGTACATCAGTCGATCATCACGATTGCGCAGGTCGGCGACAGTCGCGCATATCTGGTTCGCGGCGGCGAGGCGAGGCAGATCACCAAGGATCAATCGCTGATTCAGCGGCTGATCGATGCTGGTGAGATGACCGAAGGCGAGGCCGCGCACAGCGACCGTCGCAACATAATCCTGCAGGCACTCGGCTCCGAGGCGACTGTCATTCCCGACATGTATCGCGAGCAGGCGGAAGTTGGTGACGTTCTTGTGTTATGCAGCGATGGGCTGTCCAATCTTGTCGGCGCGAACGACATAGCGCGCATCGCGCTCGCAGACGACAACATGGAAACCGTGTGCGAGCGACTCGTGTCCTGTGCCAATTCGCGCGGCGGCCACGACAATATTACAGTCGTGGCGGCGCGGTTCGAGCCCGCAGATCCGAACGAGCCACCACCGCCACCGCCGCCAACTACGCGGGAGTCAACTTCCCCAGGACTCTCGGACCGCGTGCGCCGGTGGCTCCGCTGA
- a CDS encoding TolC family protein, whose protein sequence is MQRVGSRRLGIPSSVVSTGVLVVLVTVSHSANGQTATAIPVSNYNSSASVQVVRRASEPDSGAAALDSLVALARAANPAARAAKFRVVVAHATIGPAGARPDPMLMAGVLDFPYGQPGYSDDFTMNVLRITQTFPFPGKLSLATRAAEEDEAAARATLAQQRLDVARDVRDAYYELAFVRRAREIVQHNAEVMGSLGRITETQYTVGNSAQADVLRARVEVARLGDEAASLDAQERTALARLNAVLDRPSTTPVGVAVIPNEIARLAGVDSGSHVHFSSNALGGAASDLPLLPLDSLVALAMTHSPMLRAREARIGAQEQRLALARKAHLPDFDISLEYDQRPHFNDYVSFFISVPLRLQKRRKQDQEVVGAAAELSALAAERMADVNSIRQEVATRVSDVERERTILALSLRAVLPQARATFTSTTASYQVGRVDFASLVDAQAAVFNYETAYWRSLTDFAKATAELQRTVGTEVLR, encoded by the coding sequence GTGCAACGTGTCGGGTCTCGTAGGCTCGGCATTCCATCTAGTGTCGTAAGCACCGGCGTTCTCGTGGTCCTTGTCACGGTCTCCCATTCTGCCAATGGGCAAACGGCGACAGCCATACCGGTATCCAATTACAACTCGTCGGCTTCGGTGCAGGTTGTGCGGCGCGCGAGCGAGCCAGACTCAGGCGCGGCAGCGCTCGACTCGCTCGTCGCGCTGGCCCGGGCGGCTAATCCGGCGGCGCGTGCTGCCAAGTTTCGGGTTGTCGTAGCGCACGCCACAATAGGTCCGGCCGGAGCCAGGCCCGACCCAATGCTCATGGCCGGCGTGCTGGATTTCCCGTATGGGCAGCCGGGCTATTCCGACGACTTTACCATGAACGTGCTACGCATAACACAGACATTCCCGTTTCCCGGAAAACTGTCGCTTGCGACACGCGCGGCCGAGGAAGACGAGGCTGCTGCTCGCGCCACACTCGCGCAGCAGCGGCTCGATGTCGCGCGCGATGTTCGTGATGCGTACTACGAGTTGGCTTTTGTACGACGTGCGCGGGAGATCGTGCAGCACAATGCAGAGGTCATGGGGAGCCTGGGCCGGATCACCGAGACCCAGTACACCGTGGGTAACAGTGCGCAGGCTGACGTACTCCGGGCTCGCGTCGAGGTGGCACGCTTGGGCGATGAAGCAGCATCGCTGGACGCCCAGGAACGCACCGCGTTGGCGCGTCTCAACGCAGTGCTCGACCGTCCGAGCACCACGCCTGTCGGTGTGGCTGTTATCCCCAACGAGATCGCACGTCTTGCGGGCGTCGACTCTGGATCACACGTGCATTTCTCCTCGAATGCACTTGGGGGCGCTGCGTCCGATTTGCCTCTTCTCCCGCTCGACTCGCTCGTAGCACTGGCGATGACACACAGCCCCATGCTCCGGGCGCGTGAGGCGCGCATCGGCGCTCAGGAGCAGAGACTCGCGCTCGCACGCAAAGCACACTTGCCGGACTTCGATATCTCGCTCGAGTACGATCAGCGACCGCATTTCAATGATTACGTCTCGTTCTTCATCTCGGTCCCGCTCCGGTTACAGAAGCGTCGGAAGCAGGACCAGGAAGTGGTGGGCGCCGCGGCGGAGCTAAGCGCGTTGGCCGCAGAGCGTATGGCCGATGTCAATTCCATCCGACAGGAAGTCGCGACGCGCGTGAGCGACGTCGAGCGCGAGCGCACCATTCTCGCTCTGTCGCTCAGGGCAGTTCTGCCGCAGGCACGGGCGACGTTTACCTCGACGACAGCAAGCTATCAGGTCGGACGTGTCGACTTTGCTTCACTAGTCGATGCCCAGGCGGCGGTGTTCAACTACGAGACCGCTTACTGGCGGTCGCTCACTGATTTCGCGAAGGCAACCGCCGAACTCCAACGAACAGTAGGTACTGAGGTGCTTCGATGA
- the murQ gene encoding N-acetylmuramic acid 6-phosphate etherase — protein MLDHRATERRNPRTANIDLAPAEEIVALMNHEDATIAGVVAGQSEAIARAVDTAASTFRAGGRLFYVGAGTSGRLGVLDASECPPTFGTDPEMVQGIIAGGAPALTRSQEGAEDSPAAGAKEMDTRNVGPLDFVVGIAASGTTPFVHGAIHRARELGAHTAIVACTQPPDSLLVDCDIAIVPVVGPEVVTGSTRLKAGTATKLVLNTITTGAMILLGKTYGNLMVDMRATNAKLTDRAERIMIEVTGVSRERARELLAAAGGLVKTAIVMQMMSVDRLAAERMLAEHGGVIRRVVPGAPPPVADE, from the coding sequence GTGCTAGATCACAGAGCAACCGAGCGGCGCAACCCGCGAACCGCGAACATCGACCTCGCGCCAGCGGAAGAGATAGTTGCGCTCATGAATCACGAAGACGCCACGATCGCCGGCGTGGTGGCAGGCCAGAGCGAGGCGATCGCGCGTGCGGTCGACACCGCCGCATCCACTTTTCGTGCTGGCGGTCGTCTCTTCTACGTCGGCGCGGGGACATCGGGCAGGCTCGGCGTGCTGGACGCGAGCGAATGTCCGCCGACCTTCGGAACCGATCCCGAGATGGTGCAGGGAATCATTGCGGGCGGTGCGCCGGCCCTCACGCGCTCGCAGGAGGGCGCCGAGGACAGTCCTGCAGCGGGCGCGAAGGAGATGGACACGCGGAACGTGGGCCCACTCGATTTCGTGGTCGGCATCGCAGCGTCGGGAACCACGCCATTCGTGCACGGCGCGATTCACCGCGCGCGCGAGCTGGGTGCGCACACGGCAATCGTTGCCTGCACTCAACCGCCAGATTCACTGCTTGTGGATTGCGACATCGCGATTGTGCCAGTTGTCGGCCCCGAAGTCGTTACGGGATCCACGCGCCTCAAGGCCGGAACTGCGACGAAGCTCGTGCTCAACACGATCACGACCGGCGCGATGATTCTGCTTGGGAAGACGTACGGCAACCTGATGGTCGACATGCGCGCGACGAATGCCAAGCTCACCGATCGTGCCGAGCGAATCATGATCGAGGTGACGGGCGTCTCGCGCGAGCGTGCGCGAGAGCTGCTGGCCGCGGCGGGCGGACTCGTGAAGACAGCGATAGTGATGCAGATGATGAGCGTCGATCGCCTCGCAGCGGAGCGCATGTTGGCGGAACACGGTGGAGTGATACGGCGCGTCGTTCCCGGAGCGCCGCCGCCCGTTGCAGATGAGTGA